aaaaaaaaaaacaaaaaacaaaaaaaaaccccagtgaaaACAATCtctagtcttccttcttcatatgTCCCGTAAGTAAcctggtgctgtggagtcaattctggctcatgacgaccccgtgtgttacacagtaaaactgctccatcgggttttcttggctgtcatctttatggaaacagattgccaggcctttcttctgcagtgcccttgggtgggttaaaactgccaacctctagctTAGTAaacaagtacaaaccatttgcactactcagggaatAAGAGTCACTGCTAATATTTGGTATGTCTCCTTGCAGATTTTTCAATGCATGCACAAAcacatacttattttttttaatatacaagtGGGATCTTACAATATATATTCttctggacctttttttttttttccatttaacctACATACAGTGGCTATCCTTCTACTGGTAGTGTGTAGAAGGTGCCCGATACATGTTTgttaaaggaatgaaaaaaaccaacctctttttttaaaagactgtttagtattccattgtgtagagTCAGTCACAGCTCCTGAGTGAGCCCTCAGCACTGGCCAGTAACCACTCCCACTTCTCTCGTCCATTCACTCTCCTGTACTACCTCCTAGGTGACTCTGTCAacccttctcctctctcctcaaACCTCCAGTACCTCCTTCCCCATCTTCGTTCTCAGCTAATAGCCTTGCTTCTTATTGCactgagaaaaatgaagcaaccAAGGAACAACTTCTCCAAGCTCCCTCCGGGCTTGCACCTGTGCCCACATCCTCAGTTGTCCTTCCTGGTGTGTGTGAATGCTCCTTGCACCTGTCTGCAGCTCACCCTTCTGGTTGTGCCCTGGACaccctcctttcccctccctcctgctagAGGACATTCCTTCAGCAAGCCTTCCCTAGCTTCTGCATTGTCAAGTCTCCCATCAGCTTACAAACACGCTGTTATttttccctcttaaaacaaaacaaagggaaaTCCACTTGATTCCACAGCTGCCTCCAGCTGTGCTCCTTAGAGCACAAGTCCTCCAAGCAGTTGTCTGTACTTTTTACCatactctcccttttttttttttttttaacctttcattATAACAATTTCCAAACAAATACAAAAGTAGAAAGTACATGTCCCTAGGACACCCCCCTCCTTTTATTCCTGGGTCATTTCAAAGTGAATCCTAAAGAGCATGCCATTTCATCCCCCAAATATTTCAGAATGTTTCAAAAATCATaagacatcatgctaagtgaagtaaCTGAGATGCAAAAGGGCAAGTATAGTATGACCCCACTTctaggaaatatctagaataggcaaatgaataaagtagattagaggttaccaggggctggaggaaggAGAAATGTTGAGTTACTGCTTAATTgataaggtgcctctgggtggactcaaacctccaacttttcggttagcagctgagcatattaactgtttgcactacccagggattccatatatattttaccacaaattaaaaaaaaattattggaaaaAATAAGTAGGACTTTTCTTACATGACCACAAAGATATTAGTCCattaaacaaaattaacaataattaatACCATCGAGTAACCAATTCCATATTCAACTTTCTCTCATTTCTTTACAATGTCATTTTACAGTCAGTTTGTTTTAATCAGGATCCAAACTTTGTTCTTATTTGGTTGTTATGCTTCTTAACTCTCCTTTAATCCAAAACAACTCCCCAACCTTTTTTCCATGCCATTGACTTGTTGGAAGAAACCAGACCAGTTGTTCTGCAGAATGTGCCACCTGCTGGATTTGGCTCATTGCTTCATTGTGGTGTGGTTTAACTTATTCCTCTGTCCATTTTCTCTTGAACCTGTTCTAATTAGGCCTTCACACCCAAATGCTCCGTAGAAActactcctgtgaagattaccaGTGACTCAATGTTGCTAAATATAATAATCGTCACTTTCCAGCCATCATATTACTCGACATGTCAGCAGCATTTGACTCCACTGACCACTCTGTCTTCCCAGAAAGATTTTCATCATTTGGTTTCCAGGACACTCTTTTGATTTCTCCCTACCTTACTGggtgcagggcagttctactcagtcctacagggtcgctatgagtcgcaatcaactcgacggcactgggattttttttttttctgggttactGGGTGCACCTTCCCAGGCTCCTGGGCTGGTTCCCTGTCTCCTCCGTCTAAATGTTGGCAGCTGCAGGACTCGGTCTTTGGATTTCTTCTCTATTCTCATTCCCTTGGTGAACTCATCTAGGTTCCCAGcttaaaataccatttataaactGCTGACGCCCACGTTTTTGTCTACAGGTCACTTCTTGTCCATAAACACCAGACTCATACATCCACCTCCCTCCTCAGCATCTCCACTTAGATGTCCACAAAGCTCCTCAAACCTAACATGCCTGACTTTGGAGACAGTGAGGGGAATGTGAATACTAGGTGAATGTGAATTTAATACTAGGTATTAAATAAACAAAAGTTTGTTCACTTGCAAAGGTGAAGATCATTAATTGAGAAAAGCAATTTACAAAACATGTATGATATGACATTATTTTGGCTAAAAACACGTATATGAATATATAGTTATAGAAAAAGATATGAAAGGATATATAATAAGGTGTGAATAGTGGCAATCTCTGGGTAGTGGAAAACagtacttttctttttccttacctatatttttttatattttctaattttctacaaTGTACACAGATGCTTTTGTATGATAATAAAAGGCtattctaaaatgaaaataacatgtctaaaacaaCTCCAGATCTTTCTCTaaaccttccccctcccccaccccagtctTCCCTGTCTCAGTGAGTGGCTGCTCCACCCTTCCAGTGACACAGGCCAGGAACCTTGCAGTCATCCACGACTCCTCTCTTGCTCATGTCCCATACCCGTAGCTTGCTTTAAAAGAAGTCTAGAATCTGATCATTTCTCTCTACCTCCACTACGGTGGACAAAAAGCTGCACCAGAAATTCACGGGGATCAATACAAATGGCCACTAAACTTCTGAAACAGTGCTCAGTGTTGGTCAATATTAAACACATGTGAATTTCCTAAACTCTGAGGTGTCTTTTCTGCTTAACGAGTGGGCAAAGACTCCAAAGAATGATGATACCCAGTGTTGGCAAATATGGGGAGAAACAGACATTTTCACACACATGGTGCAGTGCTGTGAAGCAGTGCCTTACAGGCTGTGGCCTGGGGTGCCTTCCAGACTGGGTAGTAAGAGCCTGCTCTGGCTTCTCCTGGCAGTcccttccttggacttgggcaagAAGCTGAGTGTGCCCCAGGACCTGATGATGGAGGAGCTGTCGCTGCGCAACAACCGGGGCTCCCTCCTCTTCCAGAAGAGGCAACGCCGTGTGCAGAGGTTCATCTTTGAGCTTACAGCCAGCCAACGGGGGGTGAGCGGCCCCTCCTGGTGCTCATGGGGAAACTGATGCCCAGAGAGGGCCAGTGGTTAGCCTAAAGTCACATAGTGAGCGAGGTTGAGGACCTCTGGCCCCTGGTGAGTCCCTCAAGCTCTAGCTGTGACATTCTTATCAGATTGAGCCCCTGACTTGCTGTGTGGTCCTAGAAGTATTATCTCTGTAGGCATCTTTGCCCAGATATAAAACATAAAGTCGATTGGGCAGGTGATCTGTGGGTCAAGGGGCCCTGGCTCCTACAAAAAAGTGCTGAACGACCGTCACATGCTCTGGGCCGAATTTGCAACAAGCAGGATTTAGGTGAGGCTTGAGCTCAACCTAAGATGGAAAACACAAAAtacccttttcttttcttcccactGGAAGAAGGAAGAGGCCACAGGACAGTCTAGTCTGTTGGCAGAGAAAGGTGGCAAGAATGTTTATTCCCAGGCCTCAGAAAGGCAACAGGCCGTCTCCAGTCCTTCTTATGAAGTCCAGGGCATTCCGCCCATCTGTTCCACTCAATTTCTGGGCTGAAGGGAGGGAAACTGAGAGGGGGGTGATGTGGCAGaataaaaaagataacaaaacacCTATGTGCCTAACACTGCTAGCTAAGCACTTTCcatgtatcatctcatttaatgctGTAGAACCCCATGAGGCAGATattatcatcatccccattttatggagAAGGAACTGAGGCTTGCTTGCCCAGGGCCAATATTACAATAACTCTTAGCCTTTCTCTGTCACAGGTGCTGGGTTAGCTGGCTACACTATTAACTCTCCCCAAACCCCCACGAGATGGGCGCTAGGATTATGTTCATATTTTTTGGTGGAGACTCTGgccccttgctccgctgagccaTGCTGTGGTTTATttgccgccccccacccccatcctggCTGGAAGCGCCAAGGAGAAGGTGTTCAGAACAGGGACGATGAGCACAGACGAAGGCCCTGAGGGAGGGGGAGTTGAGGGGAAGCGGCCAGGGAGGCTCAGATAGGGTCGCCTGTGGCCTCTGAGCGCCCACTTCTGTGTCCAGGCTGTCAACGGTCCTGAGGGGCAGGAGAACTACCGTTCGGAGCTCCACATCTTTCCAGCCACGTCCGGGCCCCCCCAGGATGCCCGCCCCGCAACCGCCTCAGCGGAGCGCCCCCGCACCCCCAGCGCCCTGGCACCCGGTGAGTGGCCTCCCCGGGTCCTGGGACCAGGGCAGGCGGCCAGGACCATGGGTATCCTCCACTGTGGGGGCAGGAAGAGCGCCCAGAGAACATCTAGACCAAGCTATTGTCCGCaacactgaagcccagagaggcacAGTGACGCGCCCAAGGTCGCAGCGCGTAGAGTCCAGGCCAAGACTAGAACCTGCGTCTGGAACTGCTGGCTCCTCTGCCTTGGTCCTCCAGTTTCCTGGGATGGGAAAGGGTCTCCTTTGCTGGGCAACGTTGGTGTCACTTCCGCCACTCACCTCTTTTCTAGTTCTGGTCGTCCCTATTCTAACCAGGTCGGTGGGGTGGGCAGGAGTGGGGGCTGAGGGAGAAAGGAGCGGGGCGCCCGCTCCCGCCAGCCTCTGACGAGCCCTTCTCCTCCCGCAGGCTATTCAGAGCCCCTGAAGAGTGTCCCACCTGAGAAGTTCAACCACACAGCCATCCCCAAGGCTTACCGATGCCCCTGGGAGGAGTTCGTCAGCTACCGAGATTACCAAAGGGATGGGCGAAGTTACATCCCCAGCGCCTCTGAGTACCGCAATTTCAACAAGTAAGATGGGGTGGGCTCTCTGGTGCCCAGGTAGCCAATGCCAACCACAACAGTAGCCTGCATTTACTGCACACTTTCTGCATGCCAGGTTCTACCTGAGACACTATATACCTTTGTTCAGCTCTTGCTAGAACAGTGcctcagcacacagtaggtgctcaataaacgtaCTTGAACTGAATGGACCAAGGTGCCACACATCTTGTTGGGTCCTTGCCACATCAGGGTAGGGTGGGTACTACAATTTTTCCTATCTTGCAGATGGAGAGACTCAGGCTCAGAAATATCAAACAACCTGCCCCAAATCACAAAGCAAGGACGCAGCAGCAGGGCTGGGAGTCAAGTCTGGGTTTGTCTGACTCCAGGGCCCAGTTTCTTGTTCTCCGTAACTGCTGTGTGCAGTCCCTCTGATGGACACCAGGTGCACATTCTTCCCTGGGTGGGGGCCCCAAATCTCATCAGTGCTAGGCCAGCCAGGTCTTCTCCTCACTTTCATCAATAGTTGGGAAGAggcctgttgttgttggatgcagtcgaatctattccaactcacagtgaccctgtattacagagtagaactgccccagagggtttcctaggctgtaatctttatggaagcagatttccaggtattttctcttgcagagcggctagggggtttgaactgctgacctttcagttagcagccaagtgcttaacaagtGCTCCAGGAGGGCTCCTTTGGAAAAGGCCTAGAGGGTGGCTTTGGGGTTGCCCCAAAGTGGGGACTAACAGTGAAATGCTGGCCCCCTAAGATGAGAGCACAGAGGAGTGTCCTGTGCTGGTTTATAGCATGGACCCTCAATGTGGGCTCAAATGCAGACTCCgtgcctggctgtgtgaccttgggtaagtgacTTTACCTCTCGGAGCCTCTGTTTTCCCACCTGTACAGTGAGGCTATTATAGTACCTATTTTATGGGATTGTTATGAGGATGATATGAGAAGGCACAGGGAAAGTTTCTGGCCAGCACTAAGCTTTCAATAAacaatagttattattattattggagtccctgggtggtgctcgactactagatgaaaggttggtagtttgaacccatctagaggagcctaggaaaaaaggcctggtgatctgcttctgaaagatcacagctttgaaagccctgtggagcacagtactactctgcaacacatagggctgccaagagtcagaatcaacttgacggcaactggtaaaattattattttcaggCTGAAATCATGGAAAAGCTACAAGGTAGAATTTGAAAGAGGTAAACTTAACATTCTGTCCTGGGGGACCTAAAACAAGTTATAGGAGTGAAGAGAGGGACTTGGCACTGCAGAAAGGCCTTGGGGTGGAGGATACATTTCAACTGCAATTGGCTTCCTTGGTCTGATGCTATTTCTGGAAATGT
The window above is part of the Elephas maximus indicus isolate mEleMax1 chromosome 2, mEleMax1 primary haplotype, whole genome shotgun sequence genome. Proteins encoded here:
- the MYOZ3 gene encoding myozenin-3, whose amino-acid sequence is MIPKEQKEHMSAMGDLSGPVPSLDLGKKLSVPQDLMMEELSLRNNRGSLLFQKRQRRVQRFIFELTASQRGAVNGPEGQENYRSELHIFPATSGPPQDARPATASAERPRTPSALAPGYSEPLKSVPPEKFNHTAIPKAYRCPWEEFVSYRDYQRDGRSYIPSASEYRNFNKTPVPFGGPLVGDTVPKAAMPFVPELTTGLELLRRRPSFNRVAQGWVRHLPESEDL